One genomic segment of Rubritalea squalenifaciens DSM 18772 includes these proteins:
- a CDS encoding DUF7133 domain-containing protein, protein MKKTHKLLGMASLVLAAQLSAAEWKDLCTLEKIKLPKGLDPQIGAIGRLPSGGIIAAFHRGEVMKLVDGKWTLWASGLQEPLGMHVVDEHTIVVVQRAELTKISDSDQDGTADSYLALTTDWGMSGNYHEFAFGAAFGPDGHYYVSLGTASHNGGIRPEIRGEWNDAGGITVEKAQPSWQSVKRHQLPRMYARVPYRGWVIKVNPETGKVTPIASGLRTPHGVHVTPKGDLYVNDNQGDWLGSSKLYKIEAGKFYGHPDSLIWTKGWDRGVPADLPPSELDKLREKCVSFLPQGELANSPTQILTLPEGQFGPYGGSLIMGDMNQDQLVRYLPDVVNGQQQGAVMKFLAHPQLGRGNAKMALSNKNELVIGKTHLSWAGAEGITRLKYLDKPHLTITGIEMTKEGFRISLNGDVSAEGVKVSGNYYGLHYHKQYGSPKVDPQPIKASKIRCEGNVIELVLERKLVTGKIYDISLQGVTSSKLGGLVEGRIFYTAHEVPAK, encoded by the coding sequence ATGAAGAAGACACACAAATTACTCGGGATGGCGAGTTTGGTACTCGCGGCTCAGTTGTCAGCAGCGGAATGGAAAGATCTCTGCACGCTGGAGAAGATCAAGTTACCCAAGGGACTGGACCCTCAGATCGGAGCGATCGGGCGCCTGCCCAGTGGGGGCATCATTGCCGCCTTCCACCGTGGTGAGGTTATGAAGCTGGTGGATGGCAAGTGGACTCTCTGGGCCTCAGGCCTGCAGGAGCCACTGGGGATGCACGTGGTGGACGAGCATACCATCGTGGTGGTGCAGCGTGCTGAGCTGACCAAGATTTCTGATAGTGACCAGGACGGCACGGCGGATTCCTATCTGGCCCTGACGACCGACTGGGGCATGAGTGGGAACTATCATGAGTTCGCTTTTGGAGCAGCCTTCGGTCCAGACGGTCACTACTACGTGTCACTCGGTACAGCCTCCCACAATGGCGGGATCAGGCCGGAGATCCGCGGTGAGTGGAATGATGCCGGTGGCATCACCGTGGAGAAGGCTCAGCCTAGCTGGCAGAGTGTGAAGCGCCACCAGCTGCCGCGCATGTATGCACGCGTGCCCTACCGCGGATGGGTGATCAAGGTGAACCCGGAGACGGGCAAGGTGACTCCCATCGCCAGTGGACTGCGTACCCCGCACGGCGTGCACGTGACTCCCAAGGGTGATCTTTACGTCAATGACAACCAGGGCGACTGGCTAGGCAGCAGCAAGCTTTACAAGATCGAAGCGGGCAAGTTCTACGGTCACCCGGATAGTCTGATCTGGACCAAGGGCTGGGACCGTGGGGTGCCCGCAGATCTGCCTCCTTCCGAGCTGGATAAGCTGCGTGAGAAGTGCGTGAGCTTTCTTCCTCAAGGGGAGCTGGCCAATTCACCGACTCAGATTCTCACACTTCCGGAGGGGCAATTCGGTCCCTACGGCGGCAGCTTGATCATGGGAGACATGAACCAAGACCAACTCGTGCGCTACCTGCCGGATGTGGTCAATGGCCAGCAGCAGGGGGCGGTGATGAAATTTCTCGCGCATCCTCAGCTAGGCAGAGGCAATGCCAAGATGGCTCTTTCTAACAAAAACGAACTAGTGATCGGGAAAACGCATCTCTCCTGGGCAGGGGCCGAGGGGATCACGCGCCTGAAGTATCTCGATAAGCCACACCTCACCATCACTGGCATAGAAATGACCAAGGAGGGCTTCCGTATTTCCCTGAATGGAGATGTCAGTGCGGAAGGAGTCAAGGTCTCTGGGAATTACTACGGCCTGCACTACCACAAGCAGTACGGCTCTCCAAAGGTCGACCCTCAGCCTATCAAGGCCAGCAAGATCCGCTGCGAGGGCAATGTGATCGAGCTGGTGCTGGAGCGGAAGCTCGTGACTGGAAAGATCTATGACATCAGCCTGCAGGGTGTCACCTCCTCCAAGCTGGGGGGGCTGGTAGAGGGCCGCATCTTCTATACGGCGCATGAAGTGCCTGCAAAGTAG
- a CDS encoding PEP-CTERM sorting domain-containing protein — MKKTLLLTSLGMAVALPATAATFVSGGWAGLGAGSPATTTASGSSDTQTAMVTQSVDGITATLQGFDSNADADGLQLRRFDFNGVGVFNTSTDETNGNDNQAGRIGTTQYLTLSFDTTVRIDLINFNNLISTNTGTEIAVLSASSFTGLNYDATGGTFTSQTGTTVSEWGYESGTGTFNIQSPGANNFTNTVRFGLDGYDSLILNAGDTLTLATDTSDGLATQGGWALTDIEVTAVPEPSSTALIGLAGLGFILRRRR; from the coding sequence ATGAAAAAAACACTCCTCCTTACCTCACTCGGTATGGCTGTGGCACTACCAGCCACGGCAGCCACTTTCGTGAGCGGCGGCTGGGCCGGCCTCGGCGCTGGTAGCCCGGCAACCACCACAGCCTCCGGCTCCTCTGATACACAAACCGCCATGGTGACTCAGTCCGTCGATGGGATTACCGCTACCCTGCAAGGCTTCGACTCCAATGCGGACGCGGATGGACTCCAGCTTCGCCGCTTTGACTTCAACGGCGTGGGTGTCTTCAACACCAGCACCGATGAAACCAACGGTAACGACAACCAGGCAGGACGTATCGGCACCACACAGTATCTGACCCTGAGCTTCGACACCACCGTCCGGATCGATCTGATCAATTTCAACAACTTGATTAGTACGAACACAGGCACGGAAATCGCCGTCTTGTCTGCCAGTTCCTTCACTGGCCTGAACTACGATGCGACTGGTGGCACCTTCACCAGCCAGACTGGCACCACCGTTTCTGAGTGGGGTTACGAATCAGGGACTGGCACCTTCAACATCCAAAGCCCGGGTGCAAACAACTTCACCAACACCGTTCGCTTCGGTCTCGATGGCTACGACAGCCTCATCCTGAATGCTGGCGACACCCTGACCTTGGCAACTGACACTTCAGACGGACTCGCCACCCAGGGCGGCTGGGCACTGACTGACATCGAAGTCACCGCAGTACCCGAGCCATCCAGCACAGCACTTATCGGTCTCGCAGGCCTGGGATTCATCCTACGCCGCCGCCGATAG
- a CDS encoding lysozyme inhibitor LprI family protein — protein MKVLFNVLVLLVVVSLGAHAGEVLDKAKAAYQQAEKQHTTVYLGLKKSLKDWQFKMLQTEQREWIEYRDHNVSLPEGASEEESLDYYQGMTAMVETRIKVLNEWKKDRYTKQDEPWTGYYTNNAGADLKIVEKGGKVKFLLTSFGYAGNDHDEISGEFQVNGRMARYSLNDNGDLLWINLDRLSDPMGRITLVVEGFLGRVSFDGVYSRTGSLSSDDLKAVEAGTGVIPDEE, from the coding sequence ATGAAAGTTCTATTCAATGTGTTGGTGTTGTTAGTGGTGGTTTCACTTGGCGCGCATGCGGGTGAGGTTCTGGATAAGGCCAAGGCGGCATATCAGCAGGCGGAGAAGCAGCACACGACCGTTTACCTAGGCCTGAAAAAGTCACTGAAGGACTGGCAGTTCAAGATGCTGCAGACTGAGCAACGTGAGTGGATTGAGTATCGCGATCACAATGTGAGTCTTCCGGAGGGTGCCAGCGAAGAAGAGAGCCTGGACTATTATCAGGGAATGACAGCCATGGTGGAGACTCGGATCAAGGTCCTGAACGAATGGAAGAAGGATCGCTACACAAAGCAGGATGAGCCCTGGACAGGCTATTACACCAATAATGCTGGAGCGGATTTGAAGATCGTGGAAAAAGGTGGGAAGGTGAAATTTCTCCTGACCTCATTCGGTTATGCAGGCAATGATCACGATGAGATCTCTGGGGAGTTTCAGGTCAACGGGCGCATGGCACGCTACTCGCTGAATGACAATGGTGATCTGCTCTGGATCAATCTGGACCGCCTTTCAGATCCCATGGGGCGTATCACCTTGGTTGTAGAGGGTTTCCTGGGACGGGTTAGTTTTGATGGAGTCTATAGCCGCACCGGCTCCCTGAGTAGCGATGACCTCAAGGCGGTTGAGGCCGGTACGGGCGTGATTCCAGACGAAGAATAA